TTTCTGCCCCTTTGGCAATGTGATAAAAGCCGGTCTTCCAGCGTTCTACTTTTGAACGAGTGCCTTCCGGGGTGACGGCCAGTATAAACTCATCGGCTTGTTTGATTTGCTCAATGCAGGCGTCTACCCGGTTCACGGATTCGTCCCTTTTGATGGGAACGCCACCCAGTCCGCGCATCAGCACACCCAGGGGCCAGAAGAACAGTGAGTGTTTGGCAAAAAATTGCAGCTTCAGGCCAAGTACCAGCTTGGCGGCAATTCCGACAAAGAAGTCCCAGTTAGAGGTATGATGAGCGACAATCATCACATATTTGCTGGCAGTAGGGAGAGGGCCCGCAATGGTCCAGCCACCTAAAACGCGAAGAAAAAA
Above is a genomic segment from Endozoicomonas euniceicola containing:
- a CDS encoding 1-acyl-sn-glycerol-3-phosphate acyltransferase, coding for MDKHQLQPNPVKAAIGRFFLRVLGGWTIAGPLPTASKYVMIVAHHTSNWDFFVGIAAKLVLGLKLQFFAKHSLFFWPLGVLMRGLGGVPIKRDESVNRVDACIEQIKQADEFILAVTPEGTRSKVERWKTGFYHIAKGAEIPIIPVAFDFKHRQVVFGAPLPVTDDKEHDIKEMHRFFLPYQPRRPEMACNGPFGQS